The Musa acuminata AAA Group cultivar baxijiao chromosome BXJ3-6, Cavendish_Baxijiao_AAA, whole genome shotgun sequence region cgagctctcctctTGACCTACGGACCTCCTTCTACACCTCAAGCCGTTGACTGTCAAGGAgcaactgggctcgcagggagtccgtcgagGCCGAAGAAAGGGCCTCGAGTTTCGCGTGGCCTCTCCGGTCCGCCGTCACTCGATCCTCGAGCGGGGACGACgggacccgaggcgaagcgggAAGCTCCAGGGGCTGCGCATGAGCCTGAACGGGGGGATCCTGTTGTCGCACCGGTTCGACGGCCAGCGGGTGCAGCATTCGAGAGACGAGTGGAATGATGGACTACACCATACCGGTCAGAGATTGGACTTGATGGGTGAGGTCAAGAAAGGCCTCGGACGAGACGGGCGACGGTTCGGCAGAGGGGGCGTCGGGCGACgacaaacccgggtcgttgaatatccgCCAGTAGCACTCTAAAGTTGTGGTGGGGTGTTCGTTACGAAGACCCGCCCGTGGGGAATGTTCCCCCGGAGCCCTGATCGGGTGCAACCCCTCAGCTACGGGATCGACCGAGTCGGTAtggcgatccctcgacattcaGGGTCCTCTTTCTAGCGTCAAAATATTTGTGTAAACTACCTtgagccgtggccttggggccgacgcggctcagtTCGGGTCTGAATGACGGGGGATCTCTCAAGGGGGTTTCTTGGGATTGCTGAGGTAGCCGGCTCTGGTCGGTTCGGTCGTGGAGGTGGGTCGTCGTTTCCTTCGGGAAGGAGCTCCTCGTCAATGCGTCCGGTGAGTGGcgcctcgccttcgttcctgcacacaggtcgggtcgggatgctcgacccgacccctccgatgatcaagttagtcaGGAGTTGCTGGGGGTTTTTCCCGTGTTTATCTCTCGTTTTTCCCCTCCTCCCACTTCATTTAGAACgcaagggtatttataagggAGTTTAGTGTCACTTGACGTGCCTGCccacagggagcaggatcgtgccttctgatgacgtctgacatcgctgttggcgtggcgtgaggaaTCGAGTCTGAGCGGTCGTTAATAGCCTTGGTTGGCGTTTTGGCCTGTGTCGGCCAGGCGATGCCAGCCCGACAAAGACGTGGGGTGTTAGCTAATGTCacgcaagtcttatcgtaattaccaCCCTCATCAAGTGGATACCTGGTTTTAATCTCATGGCAAACATCATCAACATATCTCACCATTGCTACCGGTTACCAGATTCATTCAGTTCTTTGATTGGATTCCATGAGAGGGtcccttgtcttaatctcatggtAAGACATCACTAGCTttggggctaattacatattactcccTTATAAAGCTGATTTTAGCATCCCGATCCTTATATTTTAGAAAGTTACATTGATATttatatagttatgaaagtgaaacatgtaACCCAATTTATCCTCACGCTGTCGACTCTATTGACGGAAGATACTACACGTGTTATCATGTGCAGAAATAATGTGAAAAAtaggaataaaaaaataattttgctaTCCTCATCATGCGTCTAAAAGATATTGATTCTGATAACTTATGTAAAAGTTTCGGTATCCTCCCTTCGACTTCACTATCCTTCCAAATAGCCTACCCAACGATGACATCGGAGGTGATCCTCATCTCTTACATATTCACTATCCTCCCAGATGGTCTATCCAATAACAACGTCAATGGTAGAGCTGAAAGAAAGGATAGTAAAGTATGTGAAATGGGATGGTGCATGAGATAAAGATCGCCAAACTGGAGGGATTGGGTAGAATAACAAAGTAAGAGAAATGAGATGGTACAAGAGATAAGGATCATCATCGATGTTGTCATTGGGTAGACCGTCCAAAAGGATAGTGAAGTTGAAGGAgaggatgaaaccaaagggagaaTAGCAAAGTTTTCTTATAAATTATCATTCTACGAAATTAATATCTTTTCTTATAGTAAGAataacaaaattatctttttatctttatttttaattttatttttatacgtGACAACACATACAACATCTTCCCGTGTAATTTTCTCCGAACCCCGTCCTCTTCGTTCCGTGCCTGATCCCCGACCTCAATACGGTACttacgcctctctctctctctgtcttgttGTAACTTACTCTATCTCTTTCCCGATCTGCCCCTCTACCATTATAAGTATCCCCTCTTCTCCCCGCCTCGATTCAAATCCATCTctgtcgctctctctctctctgtttgcgATCTCGAACCCTAATGTCGGCGGACGCGGCGGTGTCGTCCCCGAGGGAAGTGCGATCGGTGGACCCCCAAGTGTGGAAGGCCTGTGCCGGCTCCTCCGCGCGCATCCCCGCCATCGGATCCCGCGCGTGTTACTTCCCCCAGGGGCACGCCGAGCAGGCCGCGTCCCCGCCCGATTTCTCCGCCCTTCCCGCCGTCCCTGACGTCGCTCTCTGTCGGATCTCCGCCGTCCGCCTCCTCGCTGACACTGAAACTGATGAGGTTTTCTCCAGCATCAGCCTCGACCCCCGGCCGTCGGTAGCCCTCTCCCCCtcatcgtcctcctcctcctcgtctccgcCAGGGGTCGCAGATGGAGGCGATGGGTTCGTTTCCTTTGCCAAGATCCTCACCCCCAGCGATGCCAACAACGGGGGCGGTTTCTCGGTTCCCAGGTTCTGCGCAGACTTGATATTCCCTCCCCTCGATTTCAATGCCGATCCCCCAGTGCAGACCATCTGGGTGTGCGATGTCCATGGGAGTTTGTGGGACTTCCGGCACATCTACCGCGGGACTCCACGGCGCCATCTCCTGACCACCGGATGGAGCAAGTTCGTCAACTCGAAGAAGCTCATCGCTGGTGACTCGGTGGTCTTCATGAAAAACCAATCCGGCAAGATCTTCGTCGGCGTCCGCCGCACCAGTCGCTCCTGCGGCCCTGTGGACCACTCGCCCTACATCCCCCAATCCACTACCCTGGTGACGATGACGGAGAACTTCTCCGGCAGTGTGGGATTCTCTAGGAACGTTAGGGGTAGAGTTCCGGCGGCATCAGTGGTGGAGGCTGTAAGATTGGCTGGGATGGGCCTCCCTTTCGAGGTCTTGTACTATCCAAGGGCTGGATCCCCGGAGTTTGTGGTGGCGGAGGAGACGGTAGAAGCTGCGATGAGGGTGCGTTGGACTAGTGGCATGCGGGTTAGGATGTCGCTGGAGACTGAGGACTCGGCGAGAATGACTTGGTTTCAGGGTACACTGTCTTCTTTGGGGATGAATGACGTGGAACAGTGGCCACGATCACCATGGCGTATGCTCAAGGTACttgttttatttttcatcatgTCTTTTACGTACCTGTTAGTTTACGGTGGTGTTTGTTTATCAATTTGCTTCGGTGTCCAACATGGATTGAAGAATATCTTGTTTGCTTATCCTTGTGAATTGTCACTCCCCTTTGTGAAACTTCGTCGTGAGTTTTCATGCCGGAAAAGTATCAAACAAAGTTAAACGTCTGATGCTAATGTCAGAAGGAATGACAAACCAGTCTGGCCCAGAGTACAAAAGAAATTTTCACCATGCTTGTCACTTATGACAAAAGATCGGAAACATTGGTTAGCAAAATAGATGTTACATACACCCATGCATGCCCTTGTGCCTATAATATAATATGAAATGGTTTGCATGTTGATCGCTGATTTTCTGAAAAAATCTAGCTTAGAGTCATTAGGAAAACAAGAAATGTATGTTTCGTGATACTTGATAATAGCTTAAGACTTTTTGTTATGGCAAGGTGTTGACAGCATGGTGGGGAGGGAGTGTTGTGGTGAAGAAACAATAGGGAAGATTACAGTGAAGGGGGGGGAAGTCGTCGACGGCTATGGCAAAGAAAGGGGTGGGAGGTGGCAATTGCTACAAAGGACAAGGTAGTCGGGTTTTGGGAAAGCTCGGGTGGTAGGGGATGGAGGTAGTTGTAGCTGTTGAGTTCTAGGGAGGGGGCGATGATGgaggggagaggaggaagagagagataCCTCGAGGAAGACATCGTCTGATGAATAGGAAGATGCTGTTGTCATTTGTCGATGGAGAAGAAGATGCTAATCACACTTTTTTGTTCCTCGATTAGGTTTCTGAAGGGGGTAGGGGCTCGTACGTGCACTTGGGGAGAGAGGGTTGCGATGAGAAGGTGTCGatatggttcaatcaaaccaaaatCAACGAATAGGATCAAAGAAGATTCCATTTCAATTCGGTAGGTGCTTGGCTTGCTCAATGCTTGGCCCAAGTGCATGCCTAGGTCTCATCCAATTGAAGGCACTTGCCTAGATTTGTTACcaggcgcttgggcctcgccttgCCTGGGTGCCTAGGTGTGTGCTCGAGCGCCTTGTGGCTTCACCACGGCTAGTTTGACTGATTATGGGCAGTTTCAATCTTAATTTACATGGTTATAAATTCTTTTCCTCAAATGATATTATAGCGATATAATTGAATACTTGGAACTATTTGTTTTTAGAAATTTTGCACTTGAGACTCTCTAGGATTTGGAATCATGGATTTAGCTTTTTTGGCAACTGTTTCATTAGGATTCTTCCTAAGAAATTACTTATGCCATCTATGGATTAGATTGGAGCGTGAGCATTTTCCTGTGATAGTATTTTCGTTTTTATTTAGAGATGCAATTTATTGTTCAATATGCTTGCACTTGGACCTTATATACGAAGCGTgcgaattatattttttatcattttgagTAACCAGTCtaaaaaaattcatgattttGTCTTTTTCCACCCCTTCAACCCACACCTTCAACTTCTTGTTACCCCTTCAATTATTGTCAAAATAGCATTGGTTTGGCATCATGATTTGCTttctatatttttcttatttgtttTTTCATCAGGTTAATTGGGATGAACCAGAGGTTTTGCAAAATGTCAAAAATGTTAGTCCTTGGCAAGTGGATTTGGTGTCTGTTAGTTCTCAGATAGAaactccattttctgtcataaggaATTTCAAGATGCCAGAAAATTCAGAATTTCTTGGGAATTCCACGGGGAAGACACTCCAGATGACAGGAACGAAGAGTAAATCAATTGGCAGTGTATCCCCCTTTTTCAGTTACATTGTTCCTGCTGGCATGCAGGGAGCCAGGCATGATTCCATCAGTATACCCCATTTATGTGATTCTGCAATAAATAGAGATAAAATATTCATCGATGGTCCACATGGTGTTAGCACGTTAGAAAAGAATGATGTGTCCGTAGATCAAAGGATCGGTACCACTTCACTAGGAGGTTCATCTCAACCTAGCCAGGATAGCATCCAGGTTTTAGACAGAAGGATTCTCGAAACAAGAAGTAATCCAGTTAAAAAACCTAGTACGGGATCTTTCCAGCTGTTTGGCCAAGTTATCTATATAGACCAACGTACTAATGATGATAACGACAGAAAGTATGAAGACACTGAAGGTGACAAGCCCGGTTCTTCTTTGTCCAATCAGCACAAGCAGTTGGTTGTTCAATGTCCAAGAGTTTCTGCTGTTGGAGCTTGTCAGTGAAAAAATGGTGCCTGTAGTTCTATGATGCTCCATTAACAGGTATGTTAGACCAACTTGTGTTTTTGTCTTTCTCGTATATAGCTAAAGTTTAAATTTTCTTGGAACTATATAGAGTAGACAACATATGACTTTGAAACTCAAAAAGCTTGAATCAACCACATCTTTTTTCTACTTGAGACTTAATAGTATATCTAACACATCCTTTGTGTTAAGATTGAAATGATGAGATTTGGGAGTGTCTTTCTGTTTGGTCTCAAACTTAGATGGATTGTTCATATATTCATGTGTTATCGAGTGACTCATTGTTTGTGCGTTACCCTTAAAGCCAAGATTCCACAGTAAATCATGGTACCTATTACAACTTGATGTCTAATGAGAAAATAACATTTAATTAGAGAAGTATTAATCTATTAAATGTTAAAAATATCTAAGCGCAAACTGGATTAGTTACCAAGTTAGCTGATACGTTAAGATAGTTCTCCTTGAAAATGGACTAATTTGAGCCAAGATTAATAGACATAATCAAGCTAAGATATATGCTTATAAAGAAATGCATTTATCTTTGTTTGCACATATACAGAGAGGTACCAGAATCCTGGGAACTGACCTGTGCAGCTTTGTACTAAACTAAAAGATCACCTGAGAAGGTTAATAAGAAGAAACCATGAGATTTTGAATATATTACAGAATCTGATGACTAACTGAGCTTCATTACAATTGTCATTATTGTTAAATACATCTATTATGATATTCATGTCTTATGTATCCTGTTTACCGAATTGGATATACATATTCATGCATGTGTCAGTACCATGATTCGTACAGAAACTAAACATGAGCAGCTATATTTATTTCTTTATAATACAAATATTTAAATCTGGATTAAGTTCAAATAAAATTATGATGTTGAAGGGAGAATCCAACTAATGAAATAAATCAACTGTCTGATTCTCATTTCATAACAAAAATATTGTGGCAAATAACACGAATTTGAATTCCTTGAGAAATTCTTAAAGATTATGCATACAAATTATGTTGAAATTGCATGAGTTCCATTTTCGTTAGTCAAGAGGTTCTTTAGGCAAATTGAATGATGGACACATGAAAACAATTGTAATCCTAATTCTCTGAGCCATGTTACTACATCAGTGATTGTTGAATTTTCGTGATGGTTttgaattgaataagttgaacaaTTTTCTGCATCAACAGACTAGTGTTGCTTTTATTGTTATTTTGCTTGTTTGATCATGATAAAATTACTTATTGTCGCTAGCTCAAATGAACATTTACCATAGGTTGGTGCTTGACATTTCCTGTTATTTCTTCACAGGTGTGCTCTTTTGATGGTCACGTCTTACAAGTCATCTCAAAGTGCTGCCCGGACCTTGTCATCTATGCGGATTAACAACCTGACTGACTGCTTCCTTGACTTCTTTTTGATGCTTTGAACCCCATCGTCTTAGTTATGTTGTATTTGCTTTCAGGAACAAGTTGTTTGAAacagtttagcttagaatattatGTTTCCTTGGCTTCTTTTTATGCTTTAGATGATTAAACTTCACTGTTGGAGGCATCTTTACTTTTGTAGAGACTTTTTGATCCACATTTTATCGACTTACTACTGTCTTTTTGTTTGCTTCATCTGtctgtatatgttttttttttttaatttcagaatGACATTTTTGATCCACATTTTATCAACTTACTGCTGTCTTTTTGTTCGATTCATTTGTcagtatatgtttttttttaatatttcagaatgacaattttattattttaaaatattgtttTAAGTACAATAATAATTATCAATAGTTAATTAATTGATTTGTTTATATAATGCACATGTTTTCGTTTCTTCATTGAGGCACACTCTTCTTTCATCTCCACAGCTGGGATGATTAAATCATCTGTAATCGTGGCTCTGAGACTTTATATGGTTTACTACTACGTTAAAAATGCAAGCATATGATGATGATAGCTTATTTTTAACTGGTTTTTTATTTTCTGAGAAATCATTTGACTTGCTTCTTGagttcaaatattttattttgacacACTGGTCATAAAGAATTATCCTCATATATGTTGAATGATTAAACTTTAGCATTTTTGCATATTCAAATGGTCTGTATCCTCTAATGtatctgaaaattttttgctagttcCAGAAAATTGTTTTCAGAAGTACTTCAAAAAAAccatttcttttattattattttttaaacaggAAAAGAAACCCAATCAAACAGGCACAGGACAGTGGCCAGTCTGCCAAAATCTCCTTTCTGCCTCATTTTTCTTAACTAAATCTCTTTACGAAGGAAGAGTTTCCCACTGCCATGGGGCATATGGACTTAGCAGATATGTCAGACGGTTTCAAAAGATCAAAGGTTGTCAAATGATCAGAAACATTTTTAACATTGTCAGAATCCAACTCACACAACATTTGCTCTTCTGTTTGATGGAATGTTGATTTAACAAGTGTGATGTATCCACCGTCTTCAATTTTTTGATCTCTTCTGCCTATAATCGTTGTATAGAGACAGATTCAGCTACTGTTGTGACTTACGCAAGATGTTCAAGTATCATCAGCCTTCAATCTAGATGTTGTGTGTTATTGCTCTCCCAATGCACCATTATCAGGGAGGACCATGACCAGGGAAAAAGCAGGAGAAAAATCTATTCTGGAAGGTGCGGAGGATACATCAGAGAGCGATGTATCGGCCCAGACAGAGGAGCCATTCCACATGGTTAAAGCTTTGTCCTAGCGTGAGATTACCGGAAAAAGAGATTCACAATGTGAGCCCTACATATGCCCTTCCAAGTATGACAAATCTTCTCATGAAGTGGACATCATCCAACatgctcccccccccccccccctcttctaaAGGCGACAGACAATCCGACGATGCCCCCAAGGGTTCGTTCAGACGTGAAAAAGGTCGTGCTCTTTTCCCTGCTACCTGCAACTTCAATACGATAATAATTAAGTTTAGCTGCTAACTGCAAATTTTTCGTCTCAAATTTAGCAGTTTATATGACCGATCATCTAATCGGTTGTTTgctagagagagacagagagagagagagagacattgcTTTGTTCATTGTTGGCCAGTCTAAGCACGGAATGAAGCCGATACCGGGGAAACAACCAGTGGCTAAAGTGGGAATTAGCATTTCAGGTTCTGAACTATATAAATTTTCTTCCACCTTTCGAAAATGCTGCTTCATATGCTCCATGAATTCATGTTACTACTCTTCACTAGCTTCTTCCGTATGCATTGATGATACCAATTTCACTACACTCATATAAAGTAGTAGGCTTCCATATAGGATAGGACACATGAGAGTTGCATATCTTATGTTCTACGGATATATGCTACATAGTCTTTCTCTTCATTAGAACCCAAGAAATCATCAGAGATCTGTTCTTTGCTTGCATGATTCTTGAGTCAATCAATCCTCAAAAAAGAAGCGTGCAACCCATTATGTGATGCAGAAAGTGAAATGGACCACTTAAAGGAAGAGTGGTCTTCTTCCCCACATGATCTGTGTCCAGGCCTGCACACGTGCATGTCTCCTTCTACCTCCCCGTGGTAGGCCTGCACACGTGAATATTATTATTACATTGTCGTGTGTTACAGCTGAAACATATTTTTCATTCTTCGTCTCTAATTTTTGTGGCTTTTCTAACCCCCCCATTCCGTGAGAATGTGATTAGCGAGCATTCATCTTTTTCAtggctttcttagataattcatgACTTTTTTTATACCATTCATTTCTTTGATAAAAAGTTATGCAAATCTATTTGGATGTGATAATACTTCATCATTATCACATCGTATGTTTTGGGTCCGTAAGAAAGTGAAGATGATATGCATGCCAAAGCAGCGAGATATATGCATACATACGCATGATTAGGAGCAAAATACTCAACTTGGATGGAAAACAAGTACttacctcctctctctctctctctctctctctctacacaaacacacacacacacacacattcctTCTCACTCGAGTCTGTGGTAGTTTTCCTCCTTGTGAAGCTTGTTGTTGATCACCTAGAACCCATCATCCACCTTACATCCAAATCCCACATGGCTCGTGCTTGCCTTGTTGGACCTCTTCCATCGTGCCAGGTGGAGGAGACGACCGATCCTCTTGCGCCACCGCAGCTTCGCTCCGCCGCGCTTCTTGTGCTCCGCTATGCTGCTCACTCCCGTTCTGTCCTTTCCCATGGAAATGCCA contains the following coding sequences:
- the LOC135640732 gene encoding auxin response factor 17-like encodes the protein MSADAAVSSPREVRSVDPQVWKACAGSSARIPAIGSRACYFPQGHAEQAASPPDFSALPAVPDVALCRISAVRLLADTETDEVFSSISLDPRPSVALSPSSSSSSSSPPGVADGGDGFVSFAKILTPSDANNGGGFSVPRFCADLIFPPLDFNADPPVQTIWVCDVHGSLWDFRHIYRGTPRRHLLTTGWSKFVNSKKLIAGDSVVFMKNQSGKIFVGVRRTSRSCGPVDHSPYIPQSTTLVTMTENFSGSVGFSRNVRGRVPAASVVEAVRLAGMGLPFEVLYYPRAGSPEFVVAEETVEAAMRVRWTSGMRVRMSLETEDSARMTWFQGTLSSLGMNDVEQWPRSPWRMLKVNWDEPEVLQNVKNVSPWQVDLVSVSSQIETPFSVIRNFKMPENSEFLGNSTGKTLQMTGTKSKSIGSVSPFFSYIVPAGMQGARHDSISIPHLCDSAINRDKIFIDGPHGVSTLEKNDVSVDQRIGTTSLGGSSQPSQDSIQVLDRRILETRSNPVKKPSTGSFQLFGQVIYIDQRTNDDNDRKYEDTEGDKPGSSLSNQHKQLVVQCPRVSAVGACQ